TTCTTAAAATTAATATTTGATAACTGAGCGGTTTGTTTGATATTAATTTTAATTTAAAAGATATATCAGTAAAGCCAAACAACATCTTATCTTTTGATAAAATGTTGTCTTTGTCATGGTATATTTTAATTATATTTATTTTTATATGTTTTTCTTTTAATGCTTTTTATATATAGCAAGATTAATCTGCATTGTTGTGATGTTCATGATGATCTTCTTGATTATCGTTGCTAGAAATATCATCTTTTTCTGTTAATTTTTTTTCTAAGTCGAATACATCAAAAAAAGTCCATTTGCTAGTCGTGTAGTAATATTCATCTTTATCTTTTTTGATTAATATGTCTTTGTCATTTTCTTCGTTTTTATTAAAATAAACTTCAATATTATTGACACTTTTATTGCTCCATTTGACTTCAATTTTGTATTGAAGATTATAATCATCTATTTTAGATTTATCAATTTCAAGTCCGTCAGCTTTAAATTCAGCAATAATATTTAAAGGCCTTTCTTTTGTCATTTTTTGGTTATTTAAAAAATAAAGGCCATCTTTACTGATAATCTCATAGTTATTATTTATGTTATTTTCATTTTCCTTGTTTAATTTTCTTATTATTTTGAATGATAAATTTTCTAATTTTGTGTTTTTTTCTTGGAACAATGTAGTATCTGAAAATGTATTGTAAGAATTTCCTTTGTATGATAAGAAAATGTTTTTTGTTAAGTAAACATTTTCGTCACTACCTTTAATGTATGCCAGTCTTGAATCGCCTTCTCCTGATTTTCCAACAAAAATTTCTGTTAACAGCTTATTATTATTGTCAAATAATTTAAAGCTTGGATTTTCTCCAATTCCTAGTTCCTTGTGTTTTTTTTGATCTCTACTTACAAGCTTGTTTTTTTGAAGCTCGTCTAATGCTTTGATTAGAGAGTTGACTTTTTTGTTATCAACAGGAATATTTTGTTTATTGTATGTTAAAATCCAATCTTTGCCAAGTTTTGTTAGCGTTCCTTCAAGCTCTGTTTCAATTTTAGAAATT
The window above is part of the Borreliella burgdorferi B31 genome. Proteins encoded here:
- a CDS encoding DUF4340 domain-containing protein — translated: MTKPKIFSINKEKIKILIIVVLTSTFLLGIIFSNENKVARILEEKFFDFDFNLISKIETELEGTLTKLGKDWILTYNKQNIPVDNKKVNSLIKALDELQKNKLVSRDQKKHKELGIGENPSFKLFDNNNKLLTEIFVGKSGEGDSRLAYIKGSDENVYLTKNIFLSYKGNSYNTFSDTTLFQEKNTKLENLSFKIIRKLNKENENNINNNYEIISKDGLYFLNNQKMTKERPLNIIAEFKADGLEIDKSKIDDYNLQYKIEVKWSNKSVNNIEVYFNKNEENDKDILIKKDKDEYYYTTSKWTFFDVFDLEKKLTEKDDISSNDNQEDHHEHHNNAD